The segment AAGGAATATTTATTTTCGGCTTTAGCCAAATCTTTCCGGTATAATTCAATTATTGAAAAATACATTTGGGCTAAAGCCCAATGGATATTTAAATTCTGCCCGTTGGCTAAAGCCAACGGCAATTTATAATTCAATTAATCCCTTGGCTAAAGCCAACGGAAATGGACAAATGACAGCAATGAATATTTTTAAAAAGGTAAATAATTATTTACCTTTAATTTTTATTTTATTCTGATTTTTGAATGAAATGTTCTGAACTCTTCAGACTTCTTTCAAAGATGGCTGGTACCCGGTTTCGCAAAGTGGTTCACATGTCAAATTGAAGCATGACAAGAAACCAGGCATTATAATTTTCTCTAACCATGGAAGTCAGGAAGTAGGTAAAGGATTGGAAAAGAAAATCAGGAATGATGCTGGATTAAAGTAGATGGATATGAAGACTACGAGGAAGAAAATAAAGATGATTGTCGAAAAGACGGATACCGGATTTTCAGCTTTTTCAGAAGATTATCCGTTTTATACTACAGGCCGGACAATTACAGAATTGATAGATAATGCCTGCGAGGCTGCAAATCTGTTTTTTGCAGAACATGATATTCATATTACCCATGAAAATTTAAAATTTGAGATTGATTTCAAACAGTTTTTTCAATATTATAAAGTTCTCAACTCCAAGTTTCTTGCAGAAAAAATTGG is part of the Bacteroidota bacterium genome and harbors:
- a CDS encoding type II toxin-antitoxin system HicA family toxin, giving the protein MKHDKKPGIIIFSNHGSQEVGKGLEKKIRNDAGLK
- a CDS encoding helix-turn-helix transcriptional regulator — protein: MKTTRKKIKMIVEKTDTGFSAFSEDYPFYTTGRTITELIDNACEAANLFFAEHDIHITHENLKFEIDFKQFFQYYKVLNSKFLAEKIGMNPTLLSQYIQGHKKPSESQTEKILSGIQQIGKELSEINLIYKR